TGGTGCGAGCATCCCAGCTCAGCTGCGTGCCGAGCGGCCCGCGCATCACCCAGTGGCTCAGGCCATCGCCCGTTTTGATCACCCGCTCGATGTTCTGCATGAAATGGGGAAACGTCTCAAAGTTTGCCCAGATCTGGTAGACCGTCTCAATCGGTGCGTTGATCGTCAGTGATCGCGTCACTTGATCTGCCATAGCGACCTCCTTTGTGCGTTACCACGTTCTAGGGCTGGCAAGGCAAGATCTGTGCCGCATCGCAAACAAAAAGCAGACCGCACATGGACTGTGCGGCCTGCCTGAGCCGAGAATATCGCCTCGACTGCTACCCTCGGGCACGCTCGACGCGCCCAAAGTGCACGTCGAGATCATGCTTTGAGATAACCCCTTGGCGCATCAAGATCTGGCCAATAGGGACTGGCGCGCCCTGCTCCTGCGAGGAGAGCTGATCTTCCAGCGCGGCGGCCAGCTGCACAGGGCGCAGCTTGTTCTGAGCGATCAGGATCTCGCCAAATCGCAGCGCCTCTTTATAAAACGGGTCGAGCAGGCGGTCGACGGCCTGCACTGTGAGGATGGTGGCTAGGATGGTGGGGGAAATCAGCTGCTCGCGGAGCAGCAGCGTGCCAAAAAACGTAGCGTGCCCAGCATAGCGCTCGCGCCGCTGGGTCGCCAGCGACATCACCAGCTGGCGCGGTGAGATGTAGCCCAGCGTGACGAGGTACGTACCAATTGGCTGGGCATAGCCATTGAGCAACGGCAGCAGCGGCTGGCCCTGGTTCGGTGGCGGCGAGGCACGATACACCGTGTGCAGCAGCCGAATGACCTCGGTGGCATCCTGACTAGGGATCTGGTAACCCATGGCGGCAACTCCATGCGTCTCATTCGCACACGCATTCAACATGGAATGGGGCGAAGGTAGATTATTTCAGACAAGGAACATTTATGATACCGAACTATGTTGCAATTAGTTACGAGAGGTCTGGCACACCACGTGCTATGGAGAATGTCAGCGTATGCTTTCCTTCAGCTACTACCGTGCATTGTAGCCTACAAAAGGAGCAGAGATCATGGCATCACATACTCGTATTCTCGACAATTTGCAACAAGTTGGCACCAAACGGATTAATGTTGGCATGTCCGAGCGCAAGCTTTCGGCGCTTGCCGGTGGGCTAGTAGCAATCTACGGCCTAACCCGGCGCAATCCTGCTGGTCTTGTGCTCGCACTGCTAGGCGGCGCGGTGGCCTACCGTGGCCTCAGCGGCAGCTGCGCGGTCTACTCGGCGCTGGGCATCGACACCACCGACGAGGGCGGCCAGAAGCCACGCGTGCCGGTGCGCGAGCAGATCACCATCAACCTGCCCCCCGAGGAGATCTACCAGTTCTGGCGCAACTTCGAGAATCTGCCCAAGTTTATGCGCCACCTTGAGTCGGTGAAGGTCAGCGGCGAGCGACACTCGCACTGGGCCGCCAAGGCCCCCGGCGGCACAACAGCCCAATGGGATGCCGAGATCATCGACGATGTGGAGAACGAGTGCATCTCCTGGCGCTCGCTACCCGGCGCACAGGTGGAAAATAGCGGCGAGGTGCGATTCCGGCCCGCCCCCGAAGGCCGCGGCACCGAGCTAGAGGTGCGCATGTCCTACCAGCCGCCCGCTGGCCCAGCTGGCGTGCTGCTGGCCAAGCTGTCTGGCGAGGAGCCAAGCATGCAGATCCACAGCGATCTGAAGCGGCTGAAGAGCCTGCTGGAGACTGGCGAGATCCCAACCGTGGAAGGCCAGCCATCCGGCCGGGCACACGGCGAGGCACACGGCAGCACCGCCAGCGCCGATGTGGCGGCAAAACCCAACCAGCTTGGCCCACGCAACACCGTCACCAAGGCGCTTGAGGACACCTTCCCCGCCAGCGATCCGCTCGCGGTCACCCAGACCCCCAGCGAGCAGCAGGGCATCGACGCGAATGAGCGCGAGATAGGCCTTGGCAAGAAGATCTACTAGGTGCGCCTCTCGCCAGAAACGCGAGCAGCCGTAGCAAAGGAGCAAAGGATGAAAGCGCTGGTCTGGAACGGAGCCAAGAATGTGGCGGTTGAGCAGGTACCCGACCCGGCCCTGCTCAACCGGCGCGACGCAATCATCAAGATCACATCGACCGCGATCTGCGGCTCGGATCTGCATATCTACGATGGCTACATCCCCGGCATGCAGAAGGGTGATATTTTGGGCCACGAGTTCATGGGCGAGGTGGTGGATGTGGCCCCGGGCGTCACCAACCTGCGCCCCGGCGACCGCGTGGTGGTGCCGTTCACCATCTCGTGCGGCAGCTGCTTCTTCTGCAGCCACGACCTCTGGTCGCTCTGCGACAACAGCAACCCCAACGCGCCTGCCGCCGAGGCACTGTGGGGGCACTCTCCCGCCGGGCTGTTTGGCTACTCGCACCTGCTGGGCGGCTACGCGGGCGGCCAGGCCGAGTACGCCCGCGTGCCCTTTGCAGATGTCGGCCCGTTCAAGATCCCCGAGGGCTTCAGCGACGAGCAGGTGCTGTTCCTGACCGACATCTTCCCCACCGGCTACATGGCCGCCGAGAACTGCGATATCAAGCCGGGCGACACCGTGGCCATATGGGGCTGCGGGCCAGTCGGGCAGTTCGCCATCCGCAGCGCCTTCCTGCTCGGGGC
The sequence above is a segment of the Chloroflexia bacterium SDU3-3 genome. Coding sequences within it:
- a CDS encoding DUF2892 domain-containing protein — its product is MSERKLSALAGGLVAIYGLTRRNPAGLVLALLGGAVAYRGLSGSCAVYSALGIDTTDEGGQKPRVPVREQITINLPPEEIYQFWRNFENLPKFMRHLESVKVSGERHSHWAAKAPGGTTAQWDAEIIDDVENECISWRSLPGAQVENSGEVRFRPAPEGRGTELEVRMSYQPPAGPAGVLLAKLSGEEPSMQIHSDLKRLKSLLETGEIPTVEGQPSGRAHGEAHGSTASADVAAKPNQLGPRNTVTKALEDTFPASDPLAVTQTPSEQQGIDANEREIGLGKKIY
- a CDS encoding glutathione-dependent formaldehyde dehydrogenase, whose amino-acid sequence is MKALVWNGAKNVAVEQVPDPALLNRRDAIIKITSTAICGSDLHIYDGYIPGMQKGDILGHEFMGEVVDVAPGVTNLRPGDRVVVPFTISCGSCFFCSHDLWSLCDNSNPNAPAAEALWGHSPAGLFGYSHLLGGYAGGQAEYARVPFADVGPFKIPEGFSDEQVLFLTDIFPTGYMAAENCDIKPGDTVAIWGCGPVGQFAIRSAFLLGAERVIAIDRFPERLELARQAGAEIINYEESRQVLEVLKELTGGRGPDSCIDAVGMEAHGFGPQFWYDRTKQAVRAETERPLVLREAIQACRKGGTVSVPGVYGGLGDKIPLGAFVNKALTLRSGQTHVQRYLRPLLDLIEQGKIDPSFIVTHQVPLEQAPEAYELFKKKQDGCIKVVLKPGMAA